In Lates calcarifer isolate ASB-BC8 linkage group LG4, TLL_Latcal_v3, whole genome shotgun sequence, a genomic segment contains:
- the LOC108883685 gene encoding DET1- and DDB1-associated protein 1 isoform X1 codes for MEKGDFLKGLPVYNKNNFSRFHADSVCKASNRRPSVYLPTREYPSEQIIVTEKTNILLRYLHQQWDKKNAAKKREQEHTEGENTAPPRKIARTDSRELNEDS; via the exons ATGGAGAAG GGAGATTTCCTAAAGGGACTACCAGTCTACAACAAAAATAACTTCAGCAGGTTCCATGCAGACTCTGTATGTAAAGCATCA AACCGTCGACCATCTGTGTATCTTCCAACCCGTGAATATCCATCAGAACAGA TCATAGtcacagagaagacaaacatCTTGCTGCGATATCTTCATCAACAGTGGGACAAAAAG AATGCAGCGAAGAAGCGGGAGCAGGAACACACAGAGGGGGAGAACACGGCACCTCCAAGAAAAATTGCCAGAACAGACAGTCGAGAGCTGAATGAGGATTCGTAA
- the LOC108883685 gene encoding DET1- and DDB1-associated protein 1 isoform X2, protein MQTLYVKHQTVDHLCIFQPVNIHQNRCGFSSVIVTEKTNILLRYLHQQWDKKNAAKKREQEHTEGENTAPPRKIARTDSRELNEDS, encoded by the exons ATGCAGACTCTGTATGTAAAGCATCA AACCGTCGACCATCTGTGTATCTTCCAACCCGTGAATATCCATCAGAACAGA TGTGGTTTCTCCTCAGTCATAGtcacagagaagacaaacatCTTGCTGCGATATCTTCATCAACAGTGGGACAAAAAG AATGCAGCGAAGAAGCGGGAGCAGGAACACACAGAGGGGGAGAACACGGCACCTCCAAGAAAAATTGCCAGAACAGACAGTCGAGAGCTGAATGAGGATTCGTAA
- the mrpl34 gene encoding 39S ribosomal protein L34, mitochondrial isoform X2 → MNTILSSFSRLRGITHFSSIPTGNFATTGISHLRLFSSWIVPRAVAGPQISRCGPLSSAEGSAVFQQLPWQYQQVRTRKRGTEYQPKNIKRKRTHGWIKRISSQGGIQVILRRMLKGRKSLSH, encoded by the exons ATGAACACTATACTGTCTTCTTTTTCCCGACTGCGAGGAATAACCCATTTCAGCAG CATCCCTACAGGGAACTTTGCAACAACGGGCATCTCTCACCTCAGATTATTCAGCAGCTGGATTGTGCCCAGAGCAGTTGCAGGACCACAGATTTCCAGATGCGGTCCGCTTTCTTCAGCTGAGGGTTCAGCTGTGTTCCAGCAGCTTCCGTGGCAATACCAGCAGGTACGGACACGGAAAAGAGGAACAGAGTATCAGCCCAAGAACATCAAACGCAAGAGGACCCACGGCTGGATCAAGAGGATCAGTTCACAAGGAGGCATACAAGTGATTCTCCGGCGCATGCTGAAGGGTCGGAAATCACTCTCACACTGA
- the mrpl34 gene encoding 39S ribosomal protein L34, mitochondrial isoform X1, with translation MNTILSSFSRLRGITHFSSSIPTGNFATTGISHLRLFSSWIVPRAVAGPQISRCGPLSSAEGSAVFQQLPWQYQQVRTRKRGTEYQPKNIKRKRTHGWIKRISSQGGIQVILRRMLKGRKSLSH, from the exons ATGAACACTATACTGTCTTCTTTTTCCCGACTGCGAGGAATAACCCATTTCAGCAG CAGCATCCCTACAGGGAACTTTGCAACAACGGGCATCTCTCACCTCAGATTATTCAGCAGCTGGATTGTGCCCAGAGCAGTTGCAGGACCACAGATTTCCAGATGCGGTCCGCTTTCTTCAGCTGAGGGTTCAGCTGTGTTCCAGCAGCTTCCGTGGCAATACCAGCAGGTACGGACACGGAAAAGAGGAACAGAGTATCAGCCCAAGAACATCAAACGCAAGAGGACCCACGGCTGGATCAAGAGGATCAGTTCACAAGGAGGCATACAAGTGATTCTCCGGCGCATGCTGAAGGGTCGGAAATCACTCTCACACTGA